One genomic segment of Rhinolophus sinicus isolate RSC01 linkage group LG11, ASM3656204v1, whole genome shotgun sequence includes these proteins:
- the EN2 gene encoding homeobox protein engrailed-2, producing MEESEPKPSEAAAEARRQSGSSPSGGPGDADTGHRRALMLPAVLQAPGNHQHPHRITNFFIDNILRPEFGRRKDAGTCCGGGEGGAGGAEGGGAEQPPGPGREPRQSAPGAPSAGGPLPGGGGESPSEGEGASKALSLHSGAKKGGDTGGPLDGALKARGLGGGDLSLSSDSDSSQASANLGAQPMLWPAWVYCTRYSDRPSSGPRSRKPKKKNPNKEDKRPRTAFTAEQLQRLKAEFQTNRYLTEQRRQSLAQELSLNESQIKIWFQNKRAKIKKATGNKNTLAVHLMAQGLYNHSTTAKEGKSDSE from the exons ATGGAGGAGAGTGAGCCAAAGCCCAGCGAAGCGGCGGCGGAGGCGCGGCGGCAGTCGGGATCCAGTCCCAGCGGCGGCCCGGGCGACGCGGACACTGGCCACCGGCGGGCTCTGATGCTTCCCGCGGTCCTGCAGGCGCCGGGCAACCACCAGCACCCGCACCGCATCACCAACTTTTTCATCGACAACATCCTGCGGCCGGAGTTCGGCCGGAGAAAGGACGCGGGGACGTGCTGTGGCGGCGGCGAAGGCGGCGCGGGCGGCGCGGAGGGAGGCGGCGCCGAGCAGCCCCCGGGGCCCGGCCGGGAGCCCCGGCAGAGCGCGCCTGGTGCGCCGAGTGCGGGCGGACCGCtgcccggcggcggcggcgaatCTCCGAGCGAAGGAGAAGGCGCCTCCAAAGCGCTGTCTCTGCACAGCGGCGCCAAGAAAGGCGGCGACACCGGGGGTCCCCTGGACGGGGCACTCAAGGCCCGCGGCTTGGGCGGCGGCGACCTGTCGTTGAGCTCGGACTCGGACAGCTCGCAGGCCAGCGCCAACCTGGGTGCGCAGCCCATGCTCTGGCCGGCCTGGGTCTACTGCACGCGCTACTCGGACCGGCCTTCTTCAG gccccaggtcCCGCAAACCAAAGAAGAAGAACCCCAACAAGGAGGATAAGCGGCCGCGCACGGCCTTCACGGCGGAGCAGCTGCAGAGGCTCAAGGCGGAGTTCCAAACCAACAGGTACCTGACAGAACAACGGCGCCAGAGCCTGGCGCAGGAGCTCAGCCTCAACGAGTCGCAGATCAAGATCTGGTTCCAGAACAAGCGCGCCAAGATCAAGAAGGCCACGGGCAACAAGAACACGCTGGCCGTGCACCTCATGGCCCAGGGCCTGTACAACCACTCCACCACCGCCAAGGAGGGCAAGTCGGACAGCGAGTAG